The following proteins are co-located in the Massilia litorea genome:
- the moaA gene encoding GTP 3',8-cyclase MoaA has translation MSEKIIMLHDLRAPALAVPAVPAAPSGLLTDALSRPLHDLRISVTDRCNFRCVYCMPKEVFGKDYPYLPHGDLLSFEEITRVASLFIAHGVEKIRLTGGEPLLRKNLEHLVAMLRALPTPSGRPLDLTLTTNGSLLARKARALKDAGLDRVTVSLDALDDAVFKRMNDVDFAVADVLAGIDAAHAVGLGPVKVNMVVKRGTNDDQIVPMARHFKGSPTILRFIEYMDVGASNGWNMDEVVPSGEVVSRIGAELPLAPVAANYTGETAARWRYLDGGGEVGVISSVTGAFCKDCSRMRLSTEGKLYTCLFATRGHDLRALLRAGHDDLALSGAIAQLWQGRTDRYSETRTAETRGIERGARKVEMSYIGG, from the coding sequence ATGTCTGAAAAAATCATCATGCTGCACGACCTGCGCGCGCCTGCGCTGGCCGTCCCGGCAGTACCCGCGGCGCCCAGCGGCCTCCTGACCGATGCCTTGTCGCGCCCCCTGCACGACCTGCGCATCTCCGTCACCGACCGCTGCAATTTCCGCTGCGTCTACTGCATGCCGAAGGAAGTGTTCGGCAAGGATTATCCCTACCTGCCGCACGGCGACCTGCTCAGCTTCGAGGAAATCACACGCGTGGCGAGCCTGTTCATCGCCCATGGCGTCGAGAAGATCCGCCTGACCGGCGGCGAGCCGCTGCTGCGCAAGAACCTGGAACACCTGGTGGCGATGCTGCGCGCCCTGCCGACGCCGTCAGGCCGCCCGCTCGACCTGACCCTCACCACCAACGGCTCGCTGCTGGCCCGCAAAGCGCGGGCGCTGAAGGATGCGGGCCTGGACCGGGTGACCGTCTCGCTCGACGCGCTGGACGATGCCGTCTTCAAGCGCATGAACGACGTCGATTTCGCCGTGGCCGACGTACTGGCCGGGATCGACGCGGCGCACGCCGTCGGGCTCGGCCCGGTAAAGGTCAACATGGTCGTCAAGCGCGGCACCAACGACGACCAGATCGTGCCGATGGCGCGCCATTTCAAAGGCTCGCCGACGATCCTGCGCTTCATCGAATACATGGACGTGGGCGCCTCGAACGGCTGGAACATGGATGAAGTCGTGCCGTCCGGCGAAGTGGTCAGCCGCATCGGGGCCGAGCTGCCCCTGGCGCCGGTTGCCGCCAATTACACGGGCGAGACGGCCGCGCGCTGGCGCTATCTCGACGGCGGCGGCGAGGTCGGCGTCATCTCCAGCGTCACCGGCGCCTTCTGCAAGGATTGCAGCCGCATGCGCCTCTCCACCGAGGGCAAGCTGTACACGTGTTTGTTCGCCACCCGCGGGCACGACCTGCGCGCCCTGCTGCGCGCCGGCCACGACGACCTCGCCCTCAGCGGTGCGATTGCCCAGCTGTGGCAGGGCCGCACGGACCGCTATTCGGAAACGCGCACGGCCGAGACAAGGGGTATCGAGCGCGGCGCACGCAAAGTCGAAATGTCGTATATCGGTGGGTAA
- the chrA gene encoding chromate efflux transporter: MTDHPVPAPVSLRVAFLYWLKLGFISFGGPAGQIALMHSELVERRRWISEGRFLHALNYCMLLPGPEATQLAVYIGWLLHRTRGGIIAGVLFVLPSLLILIGLSWIYLAWGHLTVVAGIMNGIKPAVVAIVLAAAWRIGSRTLRNGILIAIACAAFVAIALLALPFPLIVLAAALAGMLGARLRPQAFQPVGGHGGAHAQPETQRPRALIDDDTPTPEHARFSRRRLAAVLIVGVGLMLLVWLLLAGWGGSGGKGGGTLAQMGWFFSKAALLTFGGAYAVLPYVVQGAVEQYGWLSAPQMIDGLALGETTPGPLIMIVAFVGFVGGWTHAVFGPAAPWLGGVAGATVATLFTFIPSFVFILAGGPLVESTRGNLRLTAPLTAISAAVVGVIASLALYFGREVFFAGGSVQPQAIVLGLLAAVALLRYKVGTITLIASCAAAGLVLSYWHV, from the coding sequence ATGACCGATCACCCCGTACCCGCCCCCGTCAGCCTGCGCGTCGCCTTTCTCTACTGGCTCAAGCTCGGCTTCATCAGCTTCGGCGGCCCGGCCGGCCAGATCGCGCTGATGCACAGCGAGCTGGTCGAGCGCCGGCGCTGGATTTCCGAAGGCCGCTTCCTGCATGCGCTGAACTACTGCATGCTGCTGCCCGGTCCCGAGGCGACGCAACTGGCCGTCTACATCGGCTGGCTGCTGCACCGCACGCGCGGCGGGATCATCGCCGGCGTCCTGTTCGTCCTGCCCTCGCTGCTGATCCTGATCGGCCTGTCCTGGATCTACCTCGCCTGGGGCCATTTGACCGTGGTGGCCGGGATCATGAACGGCATCAAGCCGGCGGTCGTCGCGATCGTGCTGGCCGCCGCCTGGCGCATCGGCAGCCGCACGCTGCGCAACGGCATCCTGATCGCGATTGCCTGCGCCGCCTTCGTCGCGATTGCCTTGCTGGCGCTCCCCTTCCCGCTGATCGTGCTGGCGGCGGCGCTGGCCGGCATGCTGGGAGCGCGTTTGCGACCCCAGGCTTTCCAGCCGGTCGGCGGGCATGGCGGCGCGCACGCGCAGCCTGAAACGCAGCGGCCGCGCGCGCTCATCGACGACGATACGCCGACGCCGGAACACGCGCGCTTCTCGCGCCGCCGGCTGGCGGCCGTGCTCATTGTCGGCGTCGGCCTGATGCTCCTTGTCTGGCTGCTGCTCGCCGGCTGGGGCGGCAGCGGTGGCAAAGGCGGCGGCACGCTGGCGCAGATGGGCTGGTTCTTCAGCAAGGCCGCCCTGCTCACCTTCGGCGGCGCCTATGCCGTGCTGCCCTATGTCGTGCAGGGCGCGGTCGAGCAGTACGGCTGGCTGAGCGCGCCGCAGATGATCGACGGCCTGGCGCTGGGAGAGACGACGCCGGGTCCCTTGATCATGATCGTCGCCTTCGTCGGTTTCGTCGGCGGCTGGACCCATGCGGTGTTCGGGCCGGCCGCGCCCTGGCTGGGCGGCGTCGCCGGCGCCACGGTGGCCACGCTGTTCACCTTCATTCCCTCCTTCGTCTTCATCCTGGCCGGCGGCCCGCTGGTCGAGTCCACGCGCGGCAACCTGCGCCTGACGGCGCCCCTGACCGCCATCTCGGCGGCAGTGGTCGGGGTGATCGCCAGCCTGGCGCTCTACTTCGGGCGCGAGGTCTTCTTCGCCGGCGGGTCGGTCCAGCCGCAGGCGATCGTGCTCGGCCTGCTGGCCGCGGTCGCCCTGCTGCGCTACAAGGTCGGGACGATCACCCTGATCGCCTCCTGTGCGGCGGCTGGCCTCGTGCTATCGTATTGGCATGTCTGA
- a CDS encoding Rne/Rng family ribonuclease, whose protein sequence is MKRMLFNATQQEELRVAIVDGQKLIDIDIETAGREQRKSNIYKGVITRIEPSLEACFVSYGEDRHGFLPFKEVARSYFRDGVDVRNASIKEALREGQEIMVQVEKEERGNKGAALTSFISLAGRYLVLMPNNPRGGGVSRRVEGEERQELRETMDKLDLPQGMSVIARTAGIGRNVEELQWDLNYLMQLWRAIEGAGKSASGAFLIYQESSLVIRAIRDYFQPDIGEVLIDTDEIYEQAQQFMSHVMPDMAHRVKRYSDDVPLFSRFQIEHQIETAYARTVPLPSGGAIVIDHTEALVSIDVNSARATRGSDIETTAFNTNCEAADEVARQLRLRDLGGLIVIDFIDMEVAKNQREVETRLKDALHHDRARVQMGKISRFGLMELSRQRLRPSLSEGSHVTCPRCSGTGHIRDTESSALQVLRIIQEEAMKENSATIHVQVPVDVAAFLLNEKRGEVLKIENRHRITVILVPNKHLDTPHYKLERIKHDDPRLEEAAASYTLAETAETDMAYSKRQKEEAKPRQEAVVKTITPAQPAPVVDRSEAAKPVKPVEVPVAPAPVVPAPVGFFGKLKSFFFGAPEPVAAPVAAEPVKPAAPAPAERGERNGRGPRARNGRNEGRNEGRNGKSERSREEKDTSAKAGVDETAKAGELEAKPARPPRPPREPRAPREAREGAETAAAPRAERAERGERPERAPRQPRERAERQQPVEAKLEELNVTAAMSAIPTPESELSTTTPHGDQLEHAVKAVTAAGPNEELDAEGGDEPRRRRRRGGRNRNRRDRDGSEIEGSEGEQEGTPAFMPVADEEAAKVAAAEKTGRGRGRGRAEAKQAPWPFPTAASVAAAQAKAAAKAAPAPAAKPAPTFGVPEATNQTWYFPTAASIAAAQPKPAAKPVAEPVQAAAAPVAEAPAAEAPVAAAPVAPAPAPVAAAPVAEAPAAAPVAPAPVAAAPAPAPQVAPAPVAAADLSEVLGAAGLTLAATDPEKLRAAQEAAAQAAAPVRVGRARKPAPKLADEPLIQVDTRQ, encoded by the coding sequence ATGAAACGTATGTTGTTTAACGCTACGCAGCAAGAAGAATTGCGCGTAGCGATCGTCGACGGTCAAAAACTCATTGACATCGATATCGAAACGGCCGGACGCGAACAGCGCAAGTCGAATATCTACAAGGGTGTCATCACCCGCATCGAACCCTCCCTCGAAGCTTGCTTCGTCAGCTACGGCGAAGACCGCCACGGCTTCCTCCCCTTCAAAGAAGTTGCCCGCTCCTATTTCCGTGATGGCGTCGACGTGCGCAATGCGTCGATCAAGGAAGCCCTGCGCGAAGGCCAGGAAATCATGGTGCAGGTCGAGAAGGAAGAACGCGGCAACAAGGGCGCTGCCCTGACCTCGTTCATCTCGCTGGCCGGCCGTTACCTGGTCCTGATGCCGAACAACCCGCGCGGCGGCGGCGTGTCGCGCCGTGTCGAAGGCGAAGAGCGCCAGGAACTGCGCGAGACGATGGACAAGCTGGACCTGCCGCAAGGCATGTCGGTCATTGCCCGCACCGCCGGCATCGGCCGCAATGTCGAAGAACTGCAGTGGGACCTGAATTACCTGATGCAACTCTGGCGCGCGATCGAAGGCGCCGGCAAGTCGGCGTCGGGCGCCTTCCTGATCTATCAGGAATCGTCGCTCGTGATCCGCGCGATCCGCGATTATTTCCAGCCTGACATCGGCGAAGTCCTGATCGATACCGATGAGATCTACGAACAGGCCCAGCAGTTCATGAGCCACGTGATGCCCGACATGGCGCATCGCGTCAAGCGCTACAGCGACGATGTGCCGCTGTTCTCGCGTTTCCAGATCGAACACCAGATCGAAACCGCCTACGCGCGCACCGTGCCGCTGCCATCGGGCGGCGCGATCGTCATCGACCACACCGAAGCCCTGGTCTCCATCGACGTCAACTCGGCGCGCGCCACGCGCGGCTCGGACATCGAGACCACCGCTTTCAACACCAACTGCGAAGCGGCCGACGAAGTGGCGCGCCAGCTGCGCCTGCGCGACCTGGGCGGCCTGATCGTCATCGACTTCATCGACATGGAAGTCGCCAAGAACCAGCGCGAAGTCGAAACCCGCCTGAAGGACGCCCTGCACCACGACCGTGCACGCGTGCAAATGGGCAAAATTTCGCGCTTCGGCTTGATGGAGCTTTCGCGCCAGCGCCTGCGTCCGTCGCTGTCCGAAGGTTCGCACGTGACCTGCCCGCGCTGCTCGGGCACCGGCCATATCCGCGACACCGAATCCTCGGCCCTGCAAGTCCTGCGCATCATCCAGGAAGAGGCGATGAAGGAAAACTCGGCCACGATCCACGTGCAGGTGCCGGTCGACGTCGCCGCGTTCCTGTTAAATGAAAAACGTGGCGAAGTCCTGAAGATCGAGAACCGCCACCGCATCACCGTGATCCTGGTGCCAAATAAACACCTGGATACCCCGCACTACAAGCTCGAGCGCATCAAGCACGACGACCCGCGCCTGGAAGAAGCCGCCGCCAGCTACACGCTGGCCGAGACGGCCGAAACCGACATGGCCTACAGCAAGCGCCAGAAGGAAGAAGCCAAGCCGCGCCAGGAAGCCGTCGTCAAGACCATCACCCCGGCCCAGCCGGCGCCGGTGGTCGACCGCAGCGAAGCGGCGAAACCGGTCAAGCCGGTGGAAGTGCCGGTTGCCCCGGCGCCGGTCGTTCCGGCCCCGGTCGGCTTCTTCGGCAAGCTCAAGAGCTTCTTCTTCGGCGCACCGGAACCGGTTGCCGCGCCAGTCGCGGCCGAGCCGGTCAAGCCGGCCGCCCCGGCGCCAGCCGAACGCGGCGAGCGCAATGGCCGTGGCCCGCGTGCCCGGAATGGACGAAACGAGGGCCGCAACGAGGGCCGCAACGGCAAGTCCGAGCGCAGCCGTGAAGAGAAAGACACGAGCGCGAAGGCCGGCGTCGACGAGACCGCCAAGGCAGGCGAGCTGGAAGCGAAGCCGGCCCGTCCACCGCGTCCGCCACGCGAGCCGCGCGCTCCGCGTGAGGCACGCGAAGGCGCTGAAACCGCAGCGGCACCGCGCGCAGAACGTGCAGAACGTGGTGAGCGCCCGGAACGCGCACCGCGCCAGCCGCGCGAACGCGCAGAACGTCAGCAGCCGGTCGAAGCCAAGCTGGAAGAACTGAACGTGACGGCCGCAATGAGCGCCATCCCGACCCCTGAATCGGAACTGTCGACCACGACGCCGCACGGCGACCAGCTCGAGCACGCCGTCAAGGCCGTGACCGCGGCCGGTCCGAACGAGGAACTCGACGCCGAAGGCGGCGACGAGCCGCGCCGCCGCCGCCGCCGTGGTGGCCGCAACCGTAACCGCCGCGACCGCGACGGCAGCGAGATCGAGGGCAGCGAGGGCGAACAGGAAGGCACGCCGGCATTCATGCCGGTCGCCGACGAGGAAGCCGCCAAGGTTGCCGCCGCCGAGAAGACCGGCCGTGGCCGTGGCCGCGGTCGCGCTGAAGCCAAGCAGGCCCCATGGCCGTTCCCGACCGCCGCTTCGGTCGCCGCGGCGCAAGCCAAGGCTGCGGCCAAGGCTGCCCCTGCTCCCGCCGCCAAGCCGGCGCCGACTTTCGGCGTGCCGGAAGCGACGAACCAGACCTGGTACTTCCCGACCGCGGCCTCGATCGCCGCGGCCCAGCCGAAGCCGGCTGCCAAGCCTGTGGCCGAGCCTGTGCAGGCAGCTGCGGCCCCTGTCGCAGAAGCACCTGCGGCGGAAGCACCTGTCGCTGCGGCGCCGGTTGCTCCAGCGCCAGCGCCGGTTGCCGCGGCTCCGGTTGCCGAAGCACCCGCTGCGGCTCCAGTTGCGCCGGCTCCGGTCGCTGCAGCTCCGGCCCCGGCTCCGCAAGTGGCCCCTGCGCCAGTGGCAGCGGCCGACCTGAGCGAAGTACTCGGCGCCGCCGGCCTGACCCTGGCCGCGACCGATCCGGAAAAGCTGCGCGCAGCCCAGGAAGCGGCCGCCCAGGCAGCCGCCCCGGTGCGCGTCGGCCGTGCCCGCAAGCCGGCACCGAAGCTCGCCGACGAGCCGCTGATCCAGGTCGACACGCGCCAGTAA
- a CDS encoding RluA family pseudouridine synthase, giving the protein MKMQNDVVPPSSQALAASFVTITEEEAGQRIDNYLLRVCKGVPKSHIYRILRSGEVRVNKGRIDQLYRLEAGDLVRIPPIRIAEKTHTAPVPGAEFRIVHEDSHLLVIDKPAGVAVHGGSGVSYGVIEQLRAARPDAKFLELVHRLDRETSGLLLLAKKRSALTNLHEQMRDGHTDKRYLAAVAGDWTNKRQHVKLPLHKFSTPDGERRVVVQAGGMESHTIFNLLRKWQNFALLEAELKTGRTHQIRVHLASSGFPILGDEKYGDFALNKQLQKADASRGALRRMFLHAYKITFTHPETGKPMTLQAPLPAECDRFLLSLGQAMN; this is encoded by the coding sequence ATGAAGATGCAAAATGATGTTGTTCCCCCTTCATCACAGGCGTTAGCAGCAAGTTTCGTCACGATCACCGAAGAAGAAGCCGGACAGCGCATCGATAATTACCTGCTGCGCGTCTGCAAGGGCGTTCCGAAAAGCCACATTTACCGCATCCTGCGCTCCGGGGAAGTGCGCGTCAACAAGGGCCGCATCGACCAGCTCTACCGTCTGGAAGCAGGCGACCTGGTGCGCATTCCGCCGATCCGCATCGCCGAAAAAACGCATACGGCGCCCGTCCCCGGCGCTGAATTCAGGATCGTCCACGAAGACAGCCACCTGCTCGTGATCGACAAGCCGGCTGGCGTGGCCGTGCACGGCGGCTCGGGTGTCTCGTATGGCGTCATCGAACAATTGCGTGCGGCGCGTCCGGACGCCAAGTTCCTGGAACTGGTGCACCGCCTCGACCGCGAAACCTCGGGGCTGCTGTTGCTGGCGAAAAAGCGTTCGGCGCTGACCAATCTGCACGAGCAAATGCGCGACGGCCATACCGATAAACGGTACCTGGCCGCCGTAGCCGGCGACTGGACCAACAAGCGCCAGCACGTCAAACTGCCGCTGCATAAATTCTCGACGCCCGATGGCGAGCGCCGGGTCGTCGTGCAGGCGGGCGGCATGGAATCGCACACGATTTTCAATTTGCTGCGGAAATGGCAGAATTTTGCATTGCTGGAAGCGGAACTGAAAACCGGACGCACCCACCAGATTCGCGTGCACCTGGCTTCTTCCGGCTTTCCGATTCTCGGTGACGAGAAATACGGCGATTTCGCCCTGAACAAGCAGTTGCAAAAAGCCGATGCAAGCCGCGGCGCCCTGCGGCGCATGTTCCTGCACGCCTATAAAATCACGTTTACCCACCCGGAAACGGGCAAGCCGATGACGCTGCAGGCACCCTTGCCAGCGGAGTGCGACCGTTTCTTGTTAAGCTTAGGGCAAGCAATGAATTGA
- a CDS encoding HAD-IIIA family hydrolase translates to MPRKQFDLIVFDWDGTLMDSTVAIVRCIQAAARDVGLPVPSDEAAAHVIGLALPEAMQAAVPDMAPAMYPRMVERYRYHFLTKDHELVLFKGVREMLSELSQQGYFLAVATGKSRVGLNRALNSCGLLSLFDATRCADETFSKPHPAMLQELTRELGQDMRRTVMIGDTTHDLLMAKNAGAAAIAVEYGAHPVDQLQACRPLYSAKTAVELHAWLAEYA, encoded by the coding sequence ATGCCAAGAAAGCAATTTGATCTGATCGTCTTCGACTGGGACGGCACGCTGATGGACAGCACGGTCGCCATCGTCAGGTGCATCCAGGCGGCCGCCCGCGACGTCGGCCTGCCGGTGCCGAGCGACGAGGCCGCCGCCCACGTCATCGGCCTTGCCCTGCCGGAAGCGATGCAGGCCGCAGTGCCCGACATGGCGCCCGCCATGTATCCGCGCATGGTCGAGCGTTACCGCTATCACTTCCTGACGAAAGACCACGAACTGGTGCTGTTCAAGGGCGTTCGCGAGATGTTGAGCGAACTTTCGCAGCAAGGCTACTTCCTCGCGGTGGCCACGGGCAAGAGCCGCGTCGGGCTGAACCGGGCGCTCAATTCCTGCGGACTGCTGTCGCTGTTCGATGCCACGCGCTGCGCCGATGAAACCTTTTCGAAGCCGCATCCGGCCATGCTGCAGGAACTGACGCGCGAACTGGGCCAGGACATGCGCCGCACCGTAATGATCGGCGACACCACGCACGACCTCCTGATGGCGAAGAATGCCGGTGCGGCTGCGATTGCCGTCGAGTATGGCGCGCACCCGGTCGACCAGCTGCAGGCCTGCCGTCCGCTGTATTCGGCCAAGACCGCCGTCGAGCTGCACGCCTGGCTGGCCGAGTACGCATGA
- a CDS encoding Rieske (2Fe-2S) protein: protein MTSTSEVLICDSSALVDGGEGIRFPVTVFGEAAVGFVVRFHGKPYAYLNRCAHVPMELDWVQGQFFESSGEFLMCATHGAVYRPETGVCAGGPCRGGRLRPIAVREDGGKVYWQPDERVGIPTNTSST from the coding sequence ATGACATCGACTTCGGAAGTACTGATCTGCGACTCGAGCGCGCTGGTCGACGGCGGGGAGGGCATACGCTTCCCGGTCACCGTGTTCGGCGAGGCGGCCGTCGGTTTCGTGGTGCGCTTCCACGGCAAGCCCTATGCCTACCTGAACCGCTGCGCCCATGTGCCGATGGAACTGGACTGGGTGCAAGGCCAGTTCTTCGAGTCGAGCGGCGAATTCCTGATGTGCGCAACCCATGGCGCCGTGTACCGGCCGGAAACCGGCGTCTGCGCGGGCGGGCCCTGCCGCGGCGGCAGGCTGCGCCCGATTGCCGTGCGCGAGGACGGCGGCAAGGTCTACTGGCAGCCGGACGAGCGGGTTGGCATTCCGACAAATACTTCATCGACATGA
- a CDS encoding S49 family peptidase, whose amino-acid sequence MSEHIKDDGEGRFVANPTAGNWERETLEKLVFATIKERRAARRWSIFFRLAFLAAVVVGLWTYLGLSFGGDDENLGRHTALIEINGEIEAEGSGAADNVIPSLNKAFADAGSAAVVLRIDSPGGSPVQAGIIVDEIRRLKRGYPDKPLYVVVDEICASGGYYIAAAADRIYVNKASIVGSVGVLMDSFGFTGTMEKLGVERRLLTAGTNKGFLDPFSPQSEKHRAHAQEMLNEIHQQFITVVRTGRGTRLKETPEMFSGLYWTGAKAVEMGLADGFGTVDTVARDIVKAEDIVDYTAHEGLPERVLKKFGASVGAGAMKAMSRVTLPKLN is encoded by the coding sequence ATGAGCGAGCACATCAAGGACGACGGCGAAGGCCGGTTTGTCGCCAACCCGACGGCCGGCAATTGGGAGCGCGAGACGCTCGAAAAACTCGTGTTTGCCACCATCAAGGAGCGGCGCGCGGCGCGGCGCTGGAGCATTTTCTTCCGGCTGGCCTTTCTTGCTGCGGTGGTGGTCGGGCTGTGGACCTATCTCGGCCTCTCCTTCGGCGGCGATGACGAAAACCTCGGCCGTCACACCGCTTTGATTGAAATTAACGGCGAGATCGAAGCAGAAGGCAGCGGCGCGGCCGACAATGTCATTCCTTCGCTGAACAAGGCCTTCGCCGACGCCGGCTCGGCGGCCGTCGTGCTGCGCATCGACAGCCCCGGCGGCAGCCCGGTGCAGGCAGGCATCATCGTCGACGAAATCCGGCGCCTCAAGCGCGGCTATCCGGACAAGCCTTTATATGTCGTGGTCGACGAGATCTGCGCCTCGGGCGGCTATTACATCGCCGCCGCGGCCGACCGCATCTATGTCAATAAAGCCAGCATCGTCGGGTCGGTCGGCGTGCTGATGGACAGCTTTGGCTTTACCGGCACCATGGAAAAACTGGGCGTCGAGCGGCGCTTGTTGACCGCAGGAACGAACAAGGGTTTCCTGGATCCGTTCAGCCCGCAGTCGGAAAAACACCGCGCCCACGCCCAGGAAATGCTCAACGAAATCCACCAGCAATTCATCACGGTGGTGCGTACCGGCCGCGGCACGCGCCTGAAGGAAACCCCGGAAATGTTCTCGGGCCTGTACTGGACCGGCGCCAAGGCCGTCGAGATGGGCCTGGCCGACGGCTTCGGCACGGTCGACACGGTGGCGCGCGACATCGTCAAGGCGGAAGACATCGTCGACTACACGGCGCATGAAGGCTTGCCGGAGCGGGTATTGAAGAAGTTCGGCGCATCGGTAGGCGCGGGCGCAATGAAGGCGATGTCGCGCGTGACCCTCCCGAAGCTTAATTGA
- a CDS encoding pseudouridine synthase produces the protein MSKLSLDRILQSQGFGTRKYCRALIEDGDVAVNGEIVDNYKLTVDTDGLVLTVFDDEWTYREHVYVALYKPANFECSRKPSHHPGVLTLLPEQFAWRDVQPVGRLDHDTTGLLLMSDDGPFIHAQSSPKRHVPKVYQATTAEPVTPELVEQLLAGVQLHDEPAPLRAVSCVQRGENGIEIVLEQGKYHQVKRMLAAAGNHCNALHRSAIGGLTLESLGLKEGEWCFLEQAQLDLLAPAQG, from the coding sequence ATGAGTAAATTATCCCTGGACCGTATCCTGCAATCGCAGGGTTTCGGCACCCGCAAGTATTGCCGCGCCCTGATCGAAGACGGCGACGTTGCCGTGAACGGCGAGATCGTTGACAACTACAAATTGACGGTGGACACCGACGGCCTGGTGTTGACCGTGTTCGACGACGAGTGGACATACCGCGAGCACGTGTATGTCGCCCTGTACAAGCCGGCCAATTTCGAGTGTTCGCGCAAACCCAGCCACCACCCGGGTGTGCTGACCCTGTTGCCGGAACAGTTCGCCTGGCGCGACGTGCAGCCGGTCGGCCGCCTCGACCACGACACGACCGGCCTGCTGCTGATGTCCGACGACGGCCCTTTCATCCACGCCCAGTCTTCGCCGAAACGCCACGTGCCGAAGGTCTACCAGGCGACCACCGCCGAGCCGGTGACGCCGGAACTGGTTGAGCAATTGCTGGCCGGCGTACAGTTGCACGACGAACCGGCGCCGCTGCGCGCCGTGTCCTGCGTCCAGCGCGGAGAGAATGGCATCGAAATCGTGCTGGAGCAGGGCAAGTACCACCAGGTCAAGCGCATGCTGGCGGCTGCCGGTAATCATTGCAATGCGCTGCATCGGTCGGCGATCGGCGGATTGACCCTGGAATCGCTGGGCTTGAAAGAGGGGGAGTGGTGTTTCCTCGAGCAGGCCCAGCTCGATTTGCTGGCGCCCGCGCAAGGCTAG
- a CDS encoding phospholipase A has translation MQSDITTYFRNRFPLKMPYSYRPLLLSIPLLYAAGAFAQESPKLLSDCANIGDNVARLACFDKLAATPAPRTEAAVVVNPADGAPAATATVAVVTAQPSAESSARFSQLDHWELDQPYQRGVFKFRPHHPSYLIATRTWRPNEAPYLPYRDLTDGNTKLSKSELAYQLSFKMKMLEGAFGKPVDLWFGYTQNSFWQAANSKASSPFRETNYQPELMAIAPLNVDLGGLKLTHAGLGLNHQSNGQSGTLSRSWNRLYAQLGVEKEGFSATARVWKRLSEDDDDNPDIVDYMGRGDLALAYRRDGSIYSSTLRYNFHTSRGAVQAGWAFPLSGNLKGYAQAFAGYGQSLIDYNYFQRSVGIGVLGLF, from the coding sequence ATGCAGTCGGACATAACGACGTATTTTCGCAACCGATTCCCGCTCAAGATGCCGTATTCCTATCGCCCCCTCCTGCTTTCCATCCCCTTGCTGTACGCCGCCGGCGCCTTTGCCCAGGAGTCGCCCAAACTGCTGTCCGACTGCGCCAACATCGGCGACAACGTCGCGCGACTGGCCTGCTTCGACAAACTGGCCGCGACCCCGGCGCCGCGTACCGAAGCGGCCGTCGTCGTCAACCCGGCCGACGGCGCGCCCGCTGCCACGGCCACCGTCGCAGTCGTGACCGCGCAGCCCTCGGCCGAAAGCAGCGCCAGATTCAGCCAGCTCGACCACTGGGAGCTGGACCAACCCTACCAGCGCGGCGTGTTCAAGTTCCGCCCCCACCATCCCAGTTACCTGATCGCGACGCGCACCTGGCGTCCGAACGAGGCGCCCTACCTGCCGTACCGCGACCTGACCGACGGCAACACCAAACTCTCCAAAAGCGAGCTCGCCTACCAGCTCAGCTTCAAGATGAAGATGCTGGAAGGGGCCTTCGGCAAGCCGGTCGACCTCTGGTTCGGCTATACCCAGAACAGCTTCTGGCAGGCGGCCAACAGCAAGGCTTCCAGTCCCTTCCGCGAGACCAATTACCAGCCGGAATTGATGGCGATCGCGCCGCTGAACGTCGACCTGGGTGGCCTCAAGCTGACCCATGCCGGCCTGGGCCTGAACCACCAGTCGAACGGCCAGTCGGGCACGCTCTCGCGCAGCTGGAACCGGCTGTACGCCCAGCTCGGCGTCGAGAAGGAGGGCTTCTCGGCCACCGCCCGCGTCTGGAAGCGCCTGAGTGAGGACGACGACGACAATCCGGACATCGTCGACTACATGGGCCGCGGCGACCTGGCGCTGGCCTACCGCCGCGACGGCAGCATCTATTCGTCCACGCTGCGCTACAACTTCCACACCAGCCGCGGCGCCGTGCAGGCAGGCTGGGCCTTCCCGCTGTCCGGCAACCTGAAGGGCTATGCCCAGGCCTTTGCCGGCTATGGCCAGAGCCTGATCGACTACAACTATTTCCAGCGTTCGGTCGGCATCGGGGTGCTCGGGCTGTTCTGA